AAAATCAAAAGCAGATCTCGAAAGCAATCGAGACTTTCTATACCAATTTTAAGAAAGACGGTTCTCACAGAGAATCACCCGATTATATCAAGAAAAAGCTAAATATTTTGGATAGTTATTGGTTCGAATATGATTCCAATTATCAGCAGGTATCAAATTCAGAGCTGGAACCCTCCATGAGGGAGTGTGTGGAGAGAGACATGGAGAGAGTGAAAGCTAGGTATGAGAACATTAGGGCTGATGttcaaagttatttttcttcgGAGGATAGGCCTCCATCACCCCTTCTCAAACCCCCCGTATTTGTTCCTAAGTCCATGGAACCCATGCAGTATTCGGCAGATAATCCTCAGGCAAGTGGCAGCAAGGCCCAGACAGCCTCATCAGCGTCAGCAAGTAAGACGGAGGAGATGCTACGTAAGCAAAACAGTAATTTTAGAGCTTTCCATCGTACTGTCGTAGAAATAGACCTGGAATCCATCAGTGAGAAGTGGGAGtatgaagatattttaaaagctttcGAGCAATCGTTAGCTGTCCAAGACCGCTGGACAGCTATCGATTTGTTGCATTGGGACCTGGACAGCCAGCTCAACGGTTCTAATGTGGAGTATGAAACTGCCTTCTCTACGTACGAACGTAAGTACCAGAGCGTTAAAAAAGCCATAAACTAAAAGATGTGGTCTGTAGCCTACAAGGAAAAGGCGGTTCCTGTATTGGAGGTCCCGAATTTTACTGGTTCGTATTTATCTTGGAgctcttttaaaaatttgtttattgaaataatacataagaATAACGCTATGTCCAGTGCACAGAAAATGCAGTACCTTAAGTCGAAAAGGTGAGGAGGAAAGATTGATTTCTCATTTAAACGTTAGTtcaaaaaattacgaaaattgTTGGGTTTTATTGAATCAGAAATACAATAACGTTAGATTAATTTTCACGTCCCATATGCGTACATTGACCAACCTCCTTATAATGCAACAACAGTCAATTTCACTCTTAAAACGCATGCGTGACACTACGCAAGAGTGTCTCAATGCCATTAAAAATTTAGGAGTCGTTGTTTATTTGCTTACTCAAAAATTAGATACAGCTTCCTTTACTGATTACATAGAATCAGGAGTCCATACGATCGATTGAAAActgtgaataaattaaatttatgtccTAATTGCATTTGTAAGGAAAACTCGACATCTTTACCTATTGCGTAACAAACGCAACTAGGTTGGATTTTGAGTGGTAATTCTAAAGTTTTTCAATGTAACGTAGTCTTGAATGATCTAGAGGAAATCAAGCAGTTCTGGGAAATAGAGGATGTGTCGGAGCCATCCGAGTTATCAGTTGAGGACAAGCAGtatgttgtattttatcaaaataccACTATCAGACGAGAAGACGGCAGATACCGACAGGTCCGTCTCCCTCTAAAACCGAACTATCAGGATAGATTAGGGCAATCCAAAAATAAGTCGCAATTCTATAAGTTAGAGTGTAAACTTATCAAAAACCCACCATTAGCGAAACAATACTTggaattcataaattattgcGATTGTAAATCAAGCCTAAAGTGTTATCTGCCGCACAGTGCCGTCATACGTGAGAATTCTACAACAAAATTAAGAGTTAGTAAGACATCTACATCAGAATCTCTTAATGACGTTTTATGTCGCGGTCAAAACTTACAGCAGGATTTGCAATGTCTCATTGTCAAATGGAGGCAGTATCAGTACGCAATGACAGGCGACATAGAACGGATGTTTCAGCAAATATGGGTTCATCCGGAAGATAGAAATCTCCAAATGTTATTTTGGCGAGATTCTCCGAGCAAAAGAGTAGAGGAGTACAAACTCGCCACCGTTATTTACGGAATCAAGTCATCACCGTTTCTCGCTATGATGACACTTAAAAAATTAGCCCAGGatgaaaaacttaattttcaaaatagttcagccaaaaatagattttaaacaaGTAGAATCAACTAAGGCGCTAGGGTTAGGTTGGAATCCGCATcaagattgttttattttcgaatCAAAATTAGAATTTTCCTCAGAGCATACCAAGAGGGCTCTTTTATAAgatatatcaaaaatttttgaTCCTCTTGGCTGGCTCTCCCCGTTAACCACTacgcttaaaatattatttcaagagATTTGGAAATCTAATATTCAATGGgacgttaaaataaaacaagagaTTAGTATAATTAGtgaattttgtttacttagaTGGCTACAAACTCTACACAATGATCAGATCGAGTTACATGGCTTTTGTGACGCGAGCACTAAAGCATATGGATGTGTCATTTATTGTAAGGTGAATAAGGTTCACAATACATCAGTAACATTAGTAGCAGGACAAACGAAGTTAGTTCCAATTTCCAAAAACTTTTCCAAAAACTGTTCCCTCCCGCGTTTAGAGTTGTGCGGGGCAGTTTTACTAGCAAAATTAATgtctaaaataatgaaatgtttagCAAGTTACGACACAAAGATTTACTGTTGGGTCGATTAGATGGTCGTTTTAGGTTGGCTCAATGGAGAGGTAGGGAAATGGAAGCCTTTCGTAGAGAATCGCGTAAGACAAGTTACCGATTCTGTAGCGGCTAGTAACTGACGTTATATTGCGTCGAAAGAAAATCGAGGAGACTGTGCTAGCCGTGGCCTTGGCCAGCGGCAACAATGCTACTAAAAAACGCCTACGCTTCTGCGTTAAATGTAGAAAGCATGAGCTCCAACTACaacatcaattaaataaatggtaCGTAGAACCCTTCACGTGAAGGGCATTTTTTAATTGCGGTGTCGATTTTACAGGCCAAGTGATCGTAAAAGCCAGCAAGGGCCGAGGAATCAAATCCTCTAAAGGTTACGTGGCAGTTTTCGTGTGTATGGCTACGAAAGTCATACACCTTGAACTTGTCTCAGACTTGACGACATCCGCCTTTATCGCCGCTTTGCGTAGGATGGGCGCCCGTAGAGGGGTGCCAGGGAATTTGTACTGCGATCAGGGTAGGAACTTTGTAGGAGCAAATCGAGTATTAAGGGAAGAATTAAAGTTAATAGAGCAAACATTTAATGacgaatttttattaaatgagaTAGCCAGTATGagtatcaaatttaatttaaacgtaCCGTCTTGGCCTTCAGCAGGAGGTATTTGGGAGAGTTGCGTGAAAAGCCTGAAATATCATTTGAAAAGGGTAGTAGGCGACCAACACCTGACTTTTGAAGAGTATACCACCCTCGTGAGTCAGCTTGAAGCTTGCCTCAATTCGCGCCCGCTCTGCCCACTCAAAGAGGACCCGGACGATCTTAACTTTTTAAAGCCATCTCATTTTTTGTCTAGCGGTCCGTTCGAAAAAGATCTAAGAACTAGATGGTATCTCGTACACACAATTTACCGGGACATATGGCGTCGTTGGCGCGACAAGTACTTAACTCAACTTACCGTGAGAAGCAAGTGGAGAAAGTCTCAGCCAAATATCAAGATCGACGATATTGTCATCATCAAGGATGACAACCTACCGCCTGGTAAATGGTCCATGGGTCGCGTCGTAGAAGTCCATCCCGGGAAGGATGGCTACGTGCGAGCAGTAAccctaaaaactaaaaacggTTTGATGCAGCGCCCTATAGTAAAACTATCCATTCTACCTGTGCATCAAGAGCAGGAGTCTGACGTTAATCAAGAATCAGATATAAGACAGCAAAGCAGTACTCCTAAtacttcaattaaaaaatcgttcagTCTCACAAACAGCTATaactttgttattgtttttcataacTTTACCAAGTGCCTTATGCGCCTATAATATAACATCGCTAAAGGAAAACAGTCTCTATTTCGATCGCTTAAGAGACATGCATGTGATCCGAGATGAATGGACATTGGTCGTATATTACGATACTAAACTTTATCAAATAGGCAATGAGGctctacataaatatattcaatacttAGATTGTTTGTGCAAAGAAATTGAGTCGTTATCACACTGTGAAGGAATCCTCTTACAGTTGCGTCACGAGTACAGCGAACTAGAGTACTATAATGATATACTTATGAATCATCATAGCAAGCAAGTTATTCGTAAACGCCGAGGTTTGATAAATGGGATCGGGAATATTGCAAACAGTTTATTTGGAGTTTTGGATGACCGTTTTGCTCAGAAATATGAACAAGATATTTCtcttattaaaagttatattaaacATTCGGCAATTTTTTGGAAAAACCAGACTTCAGTAGTTGAAgctgaatttaatttattaaaacgcACCGAAgctgtaaaaacaaatttggtgaaataaaaacaaattttcttaACCTTTCTCATCTTAACTACTTCTTAGCTACTTCATTGATTACtaataatcttttatttgGGTTGAAAAATGTACAGCAAACTCTTTTAGACGCTGTTACTAACGTTTATAATGGCAAAATCAGTTTCCATCTGCTCACTCCGGATCAACTGAGGAATGAGATAGGAGTGATATCAGAACAACTTTCCAAAGATCTATCACTACCAGTTAAGAAGTCCAACAGCTTAtcagatatatataatttgttacaaGTCCGCGCAAGAGTGACTGAGagatatgttatttttgagaTTAAGGTTCCTCTCATCGATGACGTAGAGTATGAAATATCAAGAGTGATCCCGATTCCCCGTGTGACCAGCAACGGCAACCAGATATCAGTTTCACCCGTGTCTCAATTTGTCGCTGTCAGCCTTCGACATGactcatttattataatgacagAAATGGAGTTGAGTTCTTGTCTACAGCATGGCAATTTGAATCTATGTCGTCTCCAAAACCCAGTAAATATTATCAAGGATGGACAAAGCTTCTGTGAAATTCTGTCCAAATCAAGGGATTGCAAGACGGTCGTGGAATCGTGCAAGAACCGATGGATAGAACTTCATAGCATAATACCTATTTCTTCTTTGTCTGTGAGTCTTATCAGCTGAAACTTGTCTGTgttgataaaattacattggTATCTATAAACTTGTCTGGAATATTTCGCATCAATCAAGGATGCACTATTAAATTCTCCGATTCTATTGTCTTTTCTCATCGACAGGAGTTCACAAATCTTTACCTTCCGAACAATCTGAGAACACTGTTGTTCTCAGAACGAAGCACCACCGACAACTACAAGTAGTGTTCAGTGTCGTGATACGTTTTTAAAACGAGCCCGTACTCTTCCTAATGTGCATAGTGCGCGTGTGTTAACGAGAGATCAAGGGTCGTCCCATCAGCCACCCAGACGATAGCGTTTAGGCAAGTGTAGGACAATACGAAAAATggacaaaattatttagatttaaagtTTAGTTTCTTATCTTCTCGTATCATTTTTTGTATCAATACTAaccaaaaatgtttcattgaATCTTGTATCACTACTAACCCCATTTTTCCCGCCCGGGAATATGTACGGGCAACCCGTACCTACAATATACCTAGGTGGCAAAATTCAGTTCCCATCGTACGGCCAGCAAGCGCGCCGCGTTCTCATATAACCCAtcattacttattaataattttatcaataatatatttttacacgtTTTCCCATATCAGTGACTTTCATATATCAGAAACTTATTTACGGCTAGAATCCGTACAGatatactttcgcatttctaatatatgtaggtagatTTATGTTAGAATCTAGTCTAGAAATCTGGTCAGATCGAAGAAGTAGAAGTCGTAATctagaaataaattcaaaagtttgGATATTAATGTGCAAGGATGTTTCTTACTCAATCTACTGGGCAGATTAaggtgaaatttggcacacggtAGAATATATCTTGCATATAGGATACATATTATCCTAAATTTCCCCAATTGGCGTTCTTCAAAGGAGCATATTAAGACCAACGTTATTCATAATATACTTACGTCAATGCGTTTGCCTGTTACATATTCAACATTGCGaagaaacaataacaataGTAACATTCATTGGTGACGCTGAAGACGACccacttattaatattatgaactaTTTGGCGTGCCTCAAGGTAACATACTAGGACCAACATTAATCACAATAAGTATCTATAAATTCAGAAGAAACAATGAGAATACCCACCTTCGTTGGTGGCGCTGTAGGCGACCCACTTGTAGAACATCATGAAGACCATGTACGCGAACAGCAGACAAAGGAACACCATTTGGGGTAAGAATTCCAGGAAGATCGAGTAGCGGCGACGGAAGAAGCTGCAATGTTGATGTTACATTATAATCTTATCCTATTTTTACTGAGATGATGTAATGTAAAGTGAGATATGAGAATATACTTTCATTAgtgtagaaaaataatacttacttgaAGTTGACGACACTCATGCAGACACCGAAGATCATGTGTACGACACCGAAAATGATGGACAGCTTCATTTTGTACGAGTTCAAGAAGATGATTTTGTTGTCAGCCGTCTGAAACAGatacacattattttaaataaatttatcaatattaaattagttatGGCAATTTCTCGCAAAACTGAGTTTTGTATGGACGGTATTGACTTATAGTAAATACCGTGATCTCTGTCTAAATCGGaattttgaatgtttatctttCTTATTAGAAAGCTAATAGTATTGTCTATAAATTACGAAGGAACATGTTTCAAACGAAATATAAAAGAGAAATCCGAATcagatgtataatttttttcgtcTCTCATGTTCGGTAAGTAGGTCCTTATCACCCCCAAATGGGGCTTGTAAGTGACCAATTAGCACTCTAGGGTAATAACCTAACTAGAAAAGCCCTAGGGCggtaagaaattaaaaaaaaaacacttcactctttcaaaaagttcgcgtacatctactggcaatagacatcatgcattcagcTCAATGACCAAAGAGGTCGCCTCGCTTCGTTTAAATATCTCGGGCTACAATTGATGCCTTACAGCCCTtggctactaatctactatttttctacttttttattaaaaatctatttaccTGCCAAATAGGATCGACGCCGATGAAGTAAGGTTCACCCGAATAAGCGTCCTTGGGGTCCAACGTGAGAGCGGTGTTATGTTCCAATGTCTCATTGTCGTACGGGATGTGCCACGAACTTCCGAAAATATTCATCGACTTCGAGAATATGTCATTGTACATCACTCCAGTATACATGGAGAAGCAGCCCATGAGGAGAATGATGTAGCGACCGGCGAAGAATATGTTCCAGATTTCGTTGTTCGATTTTTTTGCGGCGAGGGAGACTTCTTTGCAGACCATCCACCCGCCGAAGAGCGCCATGATGGCGCCGTGGCCTAAGTCTCCGAACATCACGGCGAACAGGAAGGGGAAAGTTATGATGGTGTACAGGgctagaaaatttaaaatatatattagcaGACGATTACTAggatttaaaatgttgaacatAGATGGCGCTGGTATAGTTTCTACTTACCGGGGTTGGCCTCCCTGTAAGAAGCGACTCCGTAGGCGTCGATGAGGTTCTGGAAGCCTCGAGTAAAGCGGTTGGTGCGGTTGAAGGTGGGCGGCTCCTCGTCTGTGGCGATGCAGTTCAGGAACGACGGGATAGAACTGCCACACGCGTTCTACAGAATCAATAATAGTACATTATACACCAAGGTTGTAAAGCGAAGCATTTTAGACGTGGCGCAACCGGCCGCCCGTGCTTTAGGCGAGGGTGGATTTTTACGTCTAGTGCAAAATGTCGCTTTACTATCGAGTGTATACATACTTtattaacatacatacataataaaaaacaggtACAGTTAAAACCTTGAAACTCATGTGcgcaaattttgaaaaagcaATCTAATATTCGTTGATGCAAGTACGCGCCTGTTAATATTGACCAATTCAATTACTGACGAGCTGATCAGAcgaagattttactttttgtcgtcaaccctctttggcaatgctattgttgcctattagctGTCGAGGCTGTTTATTCTTTAGTCCATTTGACATGCACACATAAATGGAGCgtttctattctagggcggaaaccgCACGCCACGAGACTTACTTACCGATCCATCAGCTAAGGCCTTTTGCACATTGGGCAGATCGGCAGTAGGCACCCAGCATTCACCGATAAGGCACTTCTTGGTGACGTCCATGTTGAAAAGATTTAGAGTGTGGTAGATGGCCTTCATCTTGCGCACCATGATGGACCAGCTGGCCAACTCTTTGGCCACGCTGGCCAAAACGCGTTGTCGGTGGTCGCGGGTTTGATTCAAGACCTGCGCAAAAGAATGACgtcagtaaatataaatatgaagtaAGTATAGTGTtcaaaatgtgataaaaattcTGCTATTATGTGATGAAAATTCTAATACTAGTGGAGCGTCAGCTAGTAAACGATAGgatagtattttttcaaaaaaccATCTTCCTGGTGCTCTATGaggttgaaattttgtatgaaaaaaaaaaaaacttttttttcagtaaaccAGTATTGTATGTCAAGAAAGTGCAGAAAATCCATGAtggcgctgtctcctgttggccggaaacactgggtgtttatcaaccaatcttgactatttcatttggtattgcaatgacaaaaaatgtagttcattaaaaatccgctttcttcactttcttgacagactgtatgtaataatatagatcTTTTCTCACCATATTAAGGTCTTCGAGCCTAGTCCGGACGCCTTTGACCATGTCCTGTCGTTCAGCGTTGGAGGGTGGACACGGGTACAGGGACGCGTGGAACCCGGTACACACTTTCTTGATGCGCGACTTCAGTTGTTCACCTTGGAAGAACGCTACGAATACTGTCTTATATATCTCGTTGCCCTGTAAATACAAATGTGGAAGTTTTTTATCCCCTTAAGGGTTGAATTtccaaaacaaataatttgatttaatcggctcttttgttttatattttcatttttatattaactgtAAGTcctaaatatatagtaataaataaataaacatccttTATTAGTGCTCACAGATCATTTTATCctatgtatttctaatacataCATCTCTTGTACGAGCGAATCGGAAGATATAACGGGGTCTACAGCTATCTCTGTCTACGTTTACTTAGACTCATTTTGTCAAGTAGGCATTCGCTCTCTTAATCGGACACTCTACGCACATCTCTTTCTTGCACGAGCGAAACGGAAGATATGACGGGGTCACCAACTTAGACTCACTCTCTCATAAGAGTTCAGTCTGTCAGTGAGACAGTGAGACAGTGAGACAGTGACACACTCACGCTGACAGGGTCCTCCAAAGGCTTGTCGAGCTCCGCGCGGCGCAGGAACACGTTCCCGCGGGAGATGCGCCACAGCATGCGCTCGAAGGCGGGCACTCGCTCGCGCTGCACCACGCCCGCCACGAACCCCAGTCGGCCGCGTGTCGCCGCTTGCTGCCCTTGCTGGCCCTGCTGGCCCGTCTCGTCCGATATCAGGGAccttaaatgttaatatatatcAAAGAATCAcccagattgagttagcctcaAATTATGTACAAGACTTGTGCTacacgaaataaattaataaattacaatactaTGGAATATATCCACATTGGatggaatatatataaacagaaTTGTGAAAAACCTTATTTTCATCACTCTCTCATTTTCGTGTGTTCCTGTttgcattcggagctgtgaagccgcgaagcccgaggCCAAGGTAAAACGTAaactttacaattttgaagatgcagcttccttgggaatgctctTGTTGTATATCATTTgacaaggctatgtgtcccttagtcgcctcgtattTCATTTAGGGGAGGAAATGGAGTGTCCCTTCCTATTCTAGGGAGGGACTATACGCCCTGTACGgataaaatttaactgtaaTAATACTGACTTGGTGAGGGAGTCCATTCCGAACTCTTCCTGCGCGCTGAAGAAGGCTTCAGTCTTCTCAAGCACGTGGCGAAGCTCCGTGAGCTCCAAGTAGTTCTGTTTCAAGTTAACTGCGTTGTGCGAAAGCTCGAGGATTTCATTATCTGTCTTCTCTAAGTGtgcctaaaataataaaatgttttttatattgatgtcACCATATAATGTGACACATCCATTGATGTCATAACATAATATCTAACCACGTTGGAGAAGAAGTTTCGCTTccaatttaaaagaaatgatAAATGGAGTACTAAGTCTCAGTATCAAGATTTACTGTAGCTTGAtgagttattataataaaatttacgcAAAAAAGTGaccaattatat
The genomic region above belongs to Plodia interpunctella isolate USDA-ARS_2022_Savannah chromosome 7, ilPloInte3.2, whole genome shotgun sequence and contains:
- the Vha100-2 gene encoding V-type proton ATPase 116 kDa subunit a 1, translated to MGAMFRSEEMALCQLFIQPEAAYTSVSELGEAGTVQFRDLNAEVNAFQRKFVNEVRRCDEMERKLRYIEAEVHKDGVSVPPVKEAPRAPNPREIIDLEAHLEKTDNEILELSHNAVNLKQNYLELTELRHVLEKTEAFFSAQEEFGMDSLTKSLISDETGQQGQQGQQAATRGRLGFVAGVVQRERVPAFERMLWRISRGNVFLRRAELDKPLEDPVSGNEIYKTVFVAFFQGEQLKSRIKKVCTGFHASLYPCPPSNAERQDMVKGVRTRLEDLNMVLNQTRDHRQRVLASVAKELASWSIMVRKMKAIYHTLNLFNMDVTKKCLIGECWVPTADLPNVQKALADGSNACGSSIPSFLNCIATDEEPPTFNRTNRFTRGFQNLIDAYGVASYREANPALYTIITFPFLFAVMFGDLGHGAIMALFGGWMVCKEVSLAAKKSNNEIWNIFFAGRYIILLMGCFSMYTGVMYNDIFSKSMNIFGSSWHIPYDNETLEHNTALTLDPKDAYSGEPYFIGVDPIWQTADNKIIFLNSYKMKLSIIFGVVHMIFGVCMSVVNFNFFRRRYSIFLEFLPQMVFLCLLFAYMVFMMFYKWVAYSATNEELAFRQGCAPSVLILFINMMLFSSTEPEPGCREFMFEGQGSLQRVFVLVALCCIPVMLLGKPLYLIMANKKKHEDKPEQSNGSVNQGIEMQEQTEIDGQPQQPQPKPANSESKSAPAHEEEAFSEVMIHQAIHTIEYVLSTISHTASYLRLWALSLAHAELSEVLWNMVLTFGLKDDSYIGGVKLYVAFLFWSMFTLAILVMMEGLSAFLHTLRLHWVEFMSKFYAGLGYIFQPFCFKTILEAEEGGD